A stretch of Microbacterium sp. 4R-513 DNA encodes these proteins:
- a CDS encoding ECF transporter S component, with protein sequence MATRKGLSTSVLLTCAAIGVATGAVGGLAGWLTPVVLATLPILYGFVLGAHVLPGIIAQELIRLPWVALISHVVAALVASAMAPQWAFRFLGTAILFGGIQELVAALTRYRVWSAWRFFLSAIVIGVLVAVVVAFAAHLATLALWAQIVYLALAVLGPVAWTAVGLGIGSALRRAGVARRASR encoded by the coding sequence ATGGCCACGCGAAAAGGACTCTCAACGAGCGTCCTGCTCACCTGCGCGGCCATCGGCGTCGCAACAGGTGCGGTGGGCGGCCTCGCGGGGTGGCTCACACCTGTCGTTCTCGCGACGCTTCCGATCCTCTACGGCTTCGTGCTGGGCGCCCACGTGCTGCCCGGCATCATCGCGCAGGAGCTCATCCGCCTGCCCTGGGTGGCGCTCATCTCCCACGTCGTGGCGGCGCTGGTCGCGAGCGCGATGGCGCCGCAGTGGGCGTTCCGGTTCCTCGGCACCGCGATCCTCTTCGGAGGCATCCAGGAGCTCGTCGCAGCCCTCACCCGCTACCGCGTCTGGAGCGCGTGGCGCTTCTTCCTCTCGGCGATCGTCATCGGCGTCCTCGTCGCCGTCGTCGTCGCCTTCGCGGCGCACCTCGCGACGCTCGCGCTGTGGGCGCAGATCGTCTACCTCGCCCTCGCCGTGCTCGGCCCTGTCGCCTGGACGGCCGTCGGACTCGGCATCGGCTCCGCGCTCCGGCGTGCGGGGGTCGCGCGCCGCGCGAGCCGCTGA
- a CDS encoding ABC transporter ATP-binding protein, protein MTAQRPTPSAAFAAAEASTPLLSVRDLAITHEGADAATPAAVSFDVRLGEVVLVLGPSGSGKSTLALALNGLIPQAVPADVAGTVLVDGIDAGTATVAELSTRVAMVFQDPDAQLVTGSVLDEVAFGPENLRMPRADVLARSEAALRRVGLWDRRRDNPDRLSGGGRQRLAIACALAMGSPLVVLDEPTANLDPKGIEEVYAALADLVAEGDRSIVLVEHDLDAAIGVVDRVVVLDRAGRMIADGPTDDVLRHRARELHEIGVWLPTSTLAALRLREAGYRLDPLPLTPAELHDALEAADAPGAGLLGDASSRDALSPNDDAARSVAERGSATTPTEGAARSEPLISVRDLTLTRGGTRVLHGIDLEVQRGEFIAVVGANGAGKTSLIQAIAGVVPPPPGTVLVGDPSTGSGHRLDVTHTDARTLAKRIGFVFQNPEHQFIAHTVFDELAHGLRLQHLPEDEVRARTEDVLERFGLADKARIHPFLLSGGQKRRLSVGTALVAGAPVLALDEPTYGQDRARADELLRLLTDLHRDGTTIIVVTHDMQLVTEHADRTLVLADGRIIAHGATSDVFADEALIERAGLGQPPLRRALQGLTRHPALARIARLADLPGGAA, encoded by the coding sequence GTGACCGCTCAGCGACCCACGCCCTCGGCCGCATTCGCCGCGGCGGAGGCATCCACACCGCTTCTGTCGGTGCGGGATCTCGCGATCACTCATGAGGGGGCGGATGCCGCGACCCCCGCCGCGGTGAGCTTCGACGTCCGCCTCGGCGAGGTGGTGCTCGTCCTCGGTCCCAGCGGCTCGGGCAAGTCGACCCTGGCGCTCGCCCTCAACGGTCTGATCCCCCAGGCCGTGCCGGCCGACGTCGCCGGCACGGTGCTGGTGGACGGCATCGACGCCGGCACGGCGACGGTCGCCGAGCTCAGCACCCGTGTCGCCATGGTCTTCCAGGACCCCGATGCGCAGCTCGTGACGGGCAGCGTCCTCGACGAGGTCGCGTTCGGGCCCGAGAATCTGCGGATGCCGCGTGCGGACGTGCTCGCCCGGTCCGAGGCCGCGCTGCGCCGCGTCGGCCTGTGGGATCGGCGACGGGATAACCCCGACCGCCTCTCGGGGGGCGGCCGGCAGCGCCTGGCGATCGCCTGCGCGCTCGCGATGGGATCCCCTCTCGTCGTGCTCGACGAGCCGACGGCGAACCTCGACCCGAAGGGCATCGAAGAGGTCTACGCGGCGCTGGCCGATCTCGTCGCCGAGGGCGATCGCTCGATCGTCCTGGTCGAGCACGACCTCGACGCGGCGATCGGGGTCGTCGACCGCGTCGTGGTGCTGGATCGCGCCGGTCGCATGATCGCCGACGGCCCGACCGACGACGTCCTGCGGCACCGCGCCCGGGAGCTGCACGAGATCGGCGTGTGGCTCCCCACCTCGACGCTCGCCGCACTGCGCCTGCGCGAAGCGGGGTATCGGCTCGACCCGCTTCCGCTGACCCCCGCCGAGCTGCACGATGCTCTCGAGGCCGCCGACGCGCCGGGTGCCGGGCTGCTGGGGGATGCCTCGTCCCGCGACGCGCTGTCACCGAACGATGATGCGGCCCGTTCGGTCGCCGAGCGAGGGAGCGCCACTACCCCGACGGAGGGCGCCGCCCGCTCCGAGCCACTGATCAGCGTCCGCGACCTGACACTGACGCGCGGCGGGACGCGAGTGCTGCACGGCATCGATCTCGAGGTGCAGCGCGGGGAGTTCATCGCCGTCGTCGGCGCGAACGGCGCCGGGAAGACGAGTCTCATCCAGGCGATCGCCGGCGTCGTGCCGCCGCCCCCGGGAACCGTCCTGGTGGGCGATCCGTCGACAGGCTCCGGGCACCGCCTCGACGTCACGCACACCGATGCGCGGACGCTCGCGAAGCGCATCGGGTTCGTCTTCCAGAACCCGGAGCATCAGTTCATCGCGCACACCGTGTTCGACGAGCTCGCCCACGGCCTGCGCCTGCAGCATCTGCCGGAGGACGAGGTGCGTGCGCGCACGGAGGATGTGCTCGAGCGCTTCGGCCTCGCCGACAAGGCGCGCATCCACCCGTTCCTCCTCTCGGGCGGTCAGAAGCGGCGCCTGTCGGTCGGAACGGCGCTCGTCGCGGGTGCGCCCGTGCTCGCGCTCGACGAGCCGACCTACGGGCAGGACCGGGCGCGCGCCGACGAGCTCCTCCGCCTCCTGACCGACCTTCACCGCGACGGCACCACGATCATCGTCGTGACGCACGACATGCAGCTCGTGACCGAGCACGCCGACCGCACCCTGGTCCTCGCCGACGGGCGGATCATCGCCCACGGCGCAACGTCCGACGTCTTCGCCGACGAGGCGCTCATCGAGAGAGCGGGTCTGGGGCAGCCCCCGCTGCGCCGGGCGTTGCAGGGGCTCACGAGGCATCCCGCGCTCGCGCGCATCGCACGGCTGGCGGATCTTCCCGGCGGTGCGGCATGA
- a CDS encoding energy-coupling factor transporter transmembrane component T, with product MSTTAEASVDPYAEAPSASPVRFLYRLNPLAKLAAPAPAMLLLVFVRDAATPAAFLALAYAVLLIGVRLTRRLALALFVGIPAAILILGVGFSLWTDPTRIDASAPVLEVGGWTLYRGMLEVGFATALRLGAIVALSLVVGLSTTGPDLVRSFVQQLRVPYRIGYTALAAFRFVPRFAYELDVIRQAHRVRGAHGGRGPFAAIARWWGYLVPLLAGAIRHAERVALAMDARAFGAYPDRTERYLVPWRRRDTVFVAAFLIVSAMIFALLYPWGL from the coding sequence ATGAGCACCACGGCCGAGGCATCCGTCGACCCGTACGCCGAAGCCCCCTCGGCGTCGCCGGTCCGGTTCCTCTACCGTCTCAACCCGCTCGCCAAACTCGCGGCTCCGGCCCCCGCGATGCTGCTGCTCGTCTTCGTCCGGGATGCCGCGACGCCCGCCGCCTTCCTCGCGCTCGCGTACGCGGTCCTCCTCATCGGAGTCCGGCTCACCCGACGCCTCGCGCTCGCGCTCTTCGTCGGCATACCCGCCGCGATCCTGATCCTCGGCGTCGGGTTCTCGCTCTGGACCGACCCGACCCGCATCGACGCGAGCGCCCCCGTCCTGGAGGTCGGCGGCTGGACCCTCTACAGGGGCATGCTCGAGGTCGGCTTCGCCACGGCCCTCCGGCTCGGGGCCATCGTGGCGCTGTCGCTCGTCGTCGGCCTCAGCACGACCGGCCCCGACCTCGTGCGCTCTTTCGTGCAGCAGCTGCGCGTGCCTTATCGCATCGGCTACACGGCGCTCGCGGCGTTCCGGTTCGTGCCGCGGTTCGCCTACGAGCTCGACGTCATCCGCCAGGCGCACCGGGTGCGCGGCGCACACGGCGGGCGGGGACCGTTCGCGGCGATCGCGCGCTGGTGGGGCTACCTCGTCCCCCTCCTCGCGGGCGCCATACGGCACGCCGAGCGCGTGGCCTTGGCGATGGATGCGCGCGCCTTCGGCGCCTACCCGGACCGCACGGAGCGGTATCTCGTGCCGTGGCGCCGGCGCGACACGGTCTTCGTCGCGGCCTTCCTCATCGTCTCGGCGATGATCTTCGCGCTGCTCTACCCCTGGGGTCTGTGA
- a CDS encoding LCP family protein has translation MARRRRTVARHARLPSPRPLGQFFAIVGVCLAVLVVSLGGVAAYATYDLAASFADDVVDIPDQEAVPPDIGAIEGGVSVLLTGIDECEEEFKYLFGDRCKGPDSTTRLNDVNLLVHIGDSPRRVTVVSFPRDLIVPIPSCTREDGSTFGGGTDQLNTTYQYGGLGCVMKTISDLSDINIPFGAVVTFGGVIKVTDALGGVDVCLARGIRDRNTGLDLSAGTHTVSGVTALQFLRTRYGVGDGSDLGRISNQQQYMSRLANKLVSDDVLSNPAQLYKLAAVALDNVTPTRSLANPLTLVQIALAVKDVPFDEIVFVQYPTFTDPSDENRLRPDYSSAEVLWNALRDNQPLDITGDVGARGGVVDVTPTGAATPPAAEPTPGATPVETPAPPVDAVALPPTITGSTAAQQTCSGGNVRG, from the coding sequence ATGGCAAGACGACGACGGACGGTCGCGCGACACGCGCGGCTGCCGTCCCCGCGCCCGCTCGGTCAGTTCTTCGCGATCGTCGGGGTGTGCCTCGCCGTGCTGGTCGTGAGCCTCGGCGGCGTCGCCGCCTATGCGACGTACGACCTGGCCGCGAGCTTCGCCGACGATGTCGTCGACATCCCGGACCAGGAAGCCGTTCCGCCTGACATCGGTGCCATCGAGGGCGGGGTCAGCGTGCTCCTCACCGGCATCGACGAGTGCGAAGAGGAGTTCAAGTATCTGTTCGGCGACCGCTGCAAGGGTCCCGACAGCACGACCCGGCTCAACGACGTCAATCTGCTCGTGCACATCGGCGACAGCCCGCGCCGAGTGACCGTCGTCTCGTTCCCGCGCGATCTCATCGTGCCGATCCCGTCATGCACGCGCGAGGACGGGTCTACGTTCGGCGGCGGCACCGACCAGCTGAACACGACGTATCAGTACGGCGGCCTCGGCTGCGTCATGAAGACGATCTCCGACCTGAGCGACATCAACATTCCGTTCGGCGCCGTCGTGACGTTCGGCGGAGTCATCAAGGTGACCGACGCGCTGGGAGGCGTCGACGTGTGCCTGGCCCGCGGCATCCGCGACCGGAACACGGGACTGGATCTCAGCGCCGGCACCCACACCGTCTCGGGCGTGACCGCGCTGCAGTTCCTGCGCACGCGGTACGGCGTGGGCGACGGAAGCGATCTCGGTCGCATCTCGAACCAGCAGCAGTACATGTCGCGGCTCGCCAACAAGCTTGTGAGCGACGACGTGCTCTCCAACCCCGCACAGCTCTACAAGCTCGCGGCGGTCGCCCTCGACAACGTCACTCCGACGCGATCGCTCGCCAACCCGCTGACCCTCGTGCAGATCGCGCTCGCGGTGAAGGACGTGCCGTTCGACGAGATCGTGTTCGTGCAGTACCCGACCTTCACCGATCCCTCGGACGAGAACCGCCTTCGTCCGGACTACTCGTCGGCCGAAGTCCTGTGGAACGCGCTGCGCGACAATCAGCCCCTCGACATCACCGGCGACGTCGGTGCGCGCGGGGGCGTCGTCGACGTGACGCCGACGGGTGCCGCGACCCCGCCGGCCGCTGAGCCGACACCCGGCGCGACCCCCGTCGAGACGCCGGCGCCGCCCGTCGACGCGGTGGCTCTCCCGCCGACCATCACCGGATCGACGGCGGCTCAGCAGACCTGCAGCGGCGGTAACGTCCGGGGCTGA
- a CDS encoding acyl-CoA dehydrogenase family protein, whose translation MERDIYDEDHEAFRDVVKEFCKRYVTNEARERWDAEGEVDRGTIRAAGEAGIIGLSVPEEFGGAGMLQDYRFRAIVNEEVIKAGAGSLAGAFGIQDDLAVPYLVHMGTQEQKEKWLPGMATGEIVGALAMTEPGAGSDLRGIKTAAKRAEGGYIVNGAKTFISSGKTADVLVTFVKTGEGNRPDAFSLLLIENGMEGFDHGKKLHKMGFQGHDTAELSFTDVFVPEENLISGKEGMGFVQLMMNLPLERLSIAVAAAAAAQAALDWTLDYTKSREAFGERIIDFQNTRFKLADVATTVDALWAYIDRALLAYKDGRLSAEEAAKIKFWATEREWDVLDTCVQLHGGYGYITEYPIARAFLDARVHRIYGGTNEIMREIVGRQLAGKR comes from the coding sequence ATGGAGCGCGACATCTACGACGAGGACCACGAGGCGTTCCGCGACGTCGTCAAGGAGTTCTGCAAGCGCTACGTCACGAACGAGGCGCGCGAGCGGTGGGATGCCGAGGGCGAGGTCGACCGCGGAACGATCCGTGCGGCCGGCGAGGCCGGGATCATCGGACTCTCTGTTCCCGAGGAGTTCGGCGGGGCCGGGATGCTGCAGGACTACCGCTTCCGCGCGATCGTCAACGAAGAGGTGATCAAGGCCGGAGCCGGCTCGCTCGCGGGCGCCTTCGGCATCCAGGACGACCTCGCGGTGCCGTACCTCGTGCACATGGGCACGCAGGAGCAGAAGGAGAAGTGGCTCCCCGGCATGGCGACGGGTGAGATCGTCGGCGCGCTCGCGATGACCGAGCCCGGTGCGGGCAGCGACCTGCGCGGCATCAAGACGGCGGCCAAGCGCGCCGAAGGCGGCTACATCGTCAACGGCGCCAAGACCTTCATCTCGAGCGGCAAGACGGCCGACGTCCTCGTGACGTTCGTCAAGACGGGCGAGGGCAACCGTCCCGACGCCTTCAGCCTGCTGCTCATCGAGAACGGCATGGAGGGCTTCGACCACGGTAAGAAGCTCCACAAGATGGGCTTCCAGGGCCACGACACCGCAGAGCTCTCGTTCACCGACGTGTTCGTGCCGGAGGAGAACCTGATCAGCGGCAAAGAGGGGATGGGCTTCGTGCAGCTCATGATGAACCTCCCGCTCGAGCGTCTCTCGATCGCGGTCGCGGCGGCCGCCGCCGCACAGGCCGCCCTCGACTGGACCCTCGACTACACCAAGAGCCGCGAGGCGTTCGGCGAGCGGATCATCGACTTCCAGAACACACGCTTCAAGCTCGCGGATGTCGCCACCACCGTCGACGCCCTGTGGGCATACATCGATCGCGCGCTGCTGGCGTACAAGGACGGCAGACTGTCGGCCGAAGAGGCGGCGAAGATCAAGTTCTGGGCGACTGAGCGCGAGTGGGACGTCCTCGACACGTGCGTTCAGCTGCACGGCGGCTACGGCTACATCACGGAGTACCCGATCGCTCGGGCGTTCCTCGACGCGCGCGTCCACCGCATCTACGGCGGCACGAACGAGATCATGCGCGAGATCGTCGGCCGCCAGCTCGCCGGCAAGCGCTAG
- a CDS encoding M15 family metallopeptidase translates to MTTPVTRREARAAQLLTAVSAPVRHARARRAARIRGVFAAVAGIALVVGGAAAVTSALTASGLTPEARLQADPTPSATPVPLPQPVEALPAPSVAAAPAVVDVCGIPAFTAAIAAGDDAAAIAAAGGADAFRTAVASGAAPCVSLSDPARVWAVVNKTRPFDPVDYRPASLTGPGVREISTGDLRADAAASLSEMFAAAAAAGAGELALDSGYRSYRTQRTTYQRLVSAKGIGGADMVSARPGFSEHQSGLAADVTACASGCVGLESFAGTPQQQWIAAHAWEYGWIVRYEDECTAVTGYSPEPWHLRYIGRELASAYHSGGWRTLEEFLGLPPAPDYAG, encoded by the coding sequence GTGACGACACCGGTCACACGCCGCGAAGCCCGCGCGGCCCAGCTGCTCACGGCCGTATCGGCGCCCGTGCGCCATGCCCGCGCGCGCCGGGCCGCCCGGATCCGAGGCGTCTTCGCCGCCGTCGCCGGGATCGCCCTCGTGGTCGGCGGTGCCGCCGCCGTGACGTCGGCGCTGACGGCATCCGGTCTCACGCCCGAGGCCCGGCTGCAGGCCGATCCGACGCCCTCCGCCACTCCCGTGCCGCTGCCCCAGCCGGTCGAGGCGCTTCCCGCTCCCTCGGTGGCGGCTGCTCCCGCGGTCGTCGATGTGTGCGGCATCCCGGCGTTCACCGCCGCCATCGCCGCGGGCGATGATGCAGCCGCGATCGCCGCCGCCGGCGGCGCGGACGCCTTCCGCACGGCCGTCGCCTCGGGGGCGGCGCCGTGCGTCTCGCTCTCCGATCCCGCGCGCGTCTGGGCGGTCGTGAACAAGACGCGTCCGTTCGACCCGGTCGACTACCGGCCCGCGTCGCTCACGGGCCCCGGCGTGCGCGAGATCTCGACGGGTGACCTGCGGGCGGATGCCGCGGCATCCCTGTCCGAGATGTTCGCCGCCGCAGCCGCGGCCGGTGCCGGCGAGCTGGCACTCGACAGCGGCTACCGCTCCTACCGGACGCAGCGCACCACGTATCAGCGCCTCGTCTCGGCGAAGGGGATCGGCGGCGCCGACATGGTGAGCGCGCGTCCCGGTTTCAGCGAGCACCAGTCGGGCCTCGCCGCCGACGTGACGGCGTGCGCGTCCGGATGCGTCGGCCTCGAGTCGTTCGCAGGCACACCGCAGCAGCAGTGGATCGCCGCGCACGCGTGGGAGTACGGATGGATCGTGCGGTACGAGGACGAGTGCACGGCCGTCACGGGCTATTCGCCGGAGCCGTGGCACCTGCGCTACATCGGCCGCGAGCTCGCGAGCGCCTACCACTCCGGCGGCTGGCGCACCCTCGAGGAGTTCCTGGGGCTTCCGCCCGCCCCCGACTACGCCGGCTGA
- a CDS encoding Rv2578c family radical SAM protein, whose amino-acid sequence MRWQGQELGVPDAAALPGLEHLNGLVRSVTTPEFSGVTFHEVMAKSALNHVPGASAMPFDWTVNPYRGCSHACVYCFARGTHEYLEFDAGHDFDSQIVVKINVAEVLRKELARGTWAHEPVALGTNTDPYQRAEGRYRLMPGIVSALADSGTPFSILTKGSLLRRDLPLLQDAAASVPVTIAMSIAVFDETLQKLVEPGTPTTAARLETVRAATDTGFRVTVFLMPIMPHLTDSVAALDDALRRIREAGASRVVYGALHLRPGVKPWFMQWLQREHPELVSSYLGLYPGASTYAPKPYRSWLAKRVQPLLRVHGLGGQAEDDSPRRGPVPGLAARTQLVTTSRGRAAAAARQSGPAMLF is encoded by the coding sequence ATGCGGTGGCAGGGACAGGAGCTGGGTGTTCCGGATGCCGCGGCCCTGCCCGGCCTCGAGCATCTGAACGGCCTGGTGCGGTCCGTGACCACCCCCGAGTTCTCGGGGGTGACGTTCCACGAGGTGATGGCGAAGAGCGCCCTCAACCACGTTCCGGGCGCTTCGGCGATGCCGTTCGACTGGACGGTCAATCCCTACCGCGGGTGCTCCCATGCCTGCGTGTACTGCTTCGCGCGTGGCACGCACGAGTACCTGGAGTTCGACGCAGGCCACGACTTCGACTCGCAGATCGTCGTGAAGATCAATGTCGCCGAGGTCCTTCGCAAAGAGCTCGCGCGCGGGACGTGGGCGCATGAGCCCGTCGCGCTCGGCACCAACACCGATCCTTACCAGCGCGCCGAGGGGCGCTATCGGCTCATGCCGGGCATCGTCTCGGCGCTGGCCGACTCCGGAACGCCGTTCTCGATCCTCACGAAGGGCTCGCTGCTGCGGCGCGACCTTCCGCTGCTTCAGGATGCCGCGGCATCCGTCCCCGTCACGATCGCCATGTCGATCGCGGTCTTCGACGAGACGCTGCAGAAGCTCGTCGAACCCGGCACGCCGACGACGGCCGCGCGGCTCGAGACGGTGCGAGCGGCGACGGACACCGGCTTCCGCGTGACCGTCTTCCTCATGCCGATCATGCCCCACCTCACCGATTCGGTGGCCGCCCTCGACGACGCGCTGCGACGCATCAGAGAGGCGGGCGCCTCGCGGGTCGTGTACGGCGCGCTCCACCTGCGACCCGGCGTCAAGCCGTGGTTCATGCAGTGGCTCCAGCGCGAGCACCCCGAGCTCGTGTCGTCGTACCTGGGGCTGTATCCCGGCGCCTCGACCTACGCGCCGAAGCCGTACCGGTCCTGGCTCGCGAAACGCGTGCAGCCGCTGCTGCGCGTGCACGGGCTCGGCGGCCAGGCCGAAGACGACTCCCCGCGCCGCGGGCCGGTGCCGGGGCTCGCCGCCCGCACCCAGCTCGTCACGACCTCGCGCGGCCGGGCGGCCGCCGCCGCCCGCCAGTCCGGCCCGGCGATGCTCTTCTGA
- a CDS encoding antibiotic biosynthesis monooxygenase, with protein sequence MAEPDSHPITVAIERRIDPDRTVEATSWMQAGTDLATGFAGFLGSGWVRAGEGSDLWYMLYRFRDMATLEAWEESPQRSWWLDSGRAFAKEVRVERRTGIEGWFDAPFATHIETRQFDEGPASPTGPIQQPIPAAPPRWKQAVTIWLGFFPTNLLASWLLGFVPGFTEWPLYARVLLATVLLTPVMTYFVLPWVTRALRPWLQKG encoded by the coding sequence ATGGCCGAGCCCGATTCCCACCCGATCACCGTCGCGATCGAGCGACGCATCGACCCCGACCGCACCGTGGAGGCGACGAGCTGGATGCAGGCGGGCACCGACCTCGCGACGGGCTTCGCCGGCTTCCTCGGGTCGGGCTGGGTGCGCGCCGGCGAGGGGTCCGACCTCTGGTACATGCTCTACCGCTTCCGCGACATGGCGACGCTCGAGGCGTGGGAGGAGTCGCCGCAGCGCTCCTGGTGGCTCGACTCGGGACGCGCGTTCGCGAAGGAGGTGCGCGTCGAGCGACGGACCGGCATCGAGGGCTGGTTCGATGCGCCGTTCGCGACCCACATCGAGACGCGGCAGTTCGATGAGGGCCCCGCGTCGCCGACCGGACCGATCCAGCAGCCCATCCCCGCCGCGCCGCCCCGCTGGAAGCAGGCCGTCACGATCTGGCTCGGCTTCTTCCCGACGAACCTCCTCGCCTCGTGGCTGCTCGGCTTCGTGCCCGGCTTCACCGAGTGGCCCCTGTACGCGCGGGTGCTGCTCGCGACTGTCCTCCTCACCCCCGTCATGACCTACTTCGTGCTCCCGTGGGTCACCCGCGCGCTGCGCCCGTGGCTCCAGAAAGGCTGA
- a CDS encoding aldose 1-epimerase family protein: MTDIHRPTGEQYLLRSADGRATAEITEVGASLRAFAVDGVDLVPRYPLDAPTPAGSGIVLVPWPNRVRDGKWTQRGETRQLAITEPATGNASHGLLRFASYTVAARDEASVTLAAPVVPQTGYPFHLGTSVTYALEGTGIVVRHAITNLGSEDAPVALGTHPYVCIGDVDTADLVLRSSGSVRFVLDDKKVPTGEEPVDAATDLRSGRRVGELSLDTAFSDLVRDADGRVRTTLSAPDGRSLTLWQGEGFDYVQVFTTDRYPGHPLALAVEPMTAPADALNSGRSLRWLAPGETWELHWGIAFDPTRRA, translated from the coding sequence ATGACCGACATCCATCGCCCCACCGGTGAGCAGTACCTCCTGCGCTCGGCCGACGGCCGCGCGACCGCCGAGATCACAGAGGTCGGAGCATCCCTCCGCGCGTTCGCGGTCGACGGCGTCGACCTCGTGCCGAGGTATCCGCTCGATGCCCCCACGCCCGCGGGCTCCGGCATCGTGCTCGTCCCCTGGCCCAACCGCGTCCGTGACGGCAAGTGGACCCAGCGCGGCGAGACGCGGCAGCTCGCGATCACCGAGCCGGCGACCGGCAACGCCTCGCACGGGCTGCTGCGGTTCGCCTCGTACACGGTCGCGGCCCGGGACGAGGCATCCGTCACCCTCGCGGCGCCCGTCGTCCCGCAGACGGGCTACCCCTTCCACCTCGGGACGAGCGTGACCTACGCGCTCGAGGGCACCGGCATCGTGGTGCGGCACGCCATCACGAACCTCGGTTCCGAAGACGCTCCCGTCGCGCTCGGCACGCACCCCTACGTCTGCATCGGCGATGTCGACACGGCCGATCTCGTGCTGCGCTCCTCCGGGTCGGTGCGGTTCGTCCTCGACGACAAGAAGGTGCCGACGGGCGAGGAGCCGGTGGATGCCGCGACCGACCTCCGCTCCGGGCGCCGCGTCGGCGAGCTGAGCCTCGACACGGCGTTCTCGGACCTCGTGCGCGACGCCGACGGCCGTGTCCGCACGACCCTCAGCGCCCCCGACGGGCGATCGCTCACGCTCTGGCAGGGCGAGGGGTTCGACTACGTCCAGGTCTTCACGACCGACCGGTATCCGGGTCATCCGCTCGCCCTCGCCGTCGAGCCCATGACGGCGCCCGCCGACGCCCTGAACTCGGGCCGGAGTCTGCGCTGGCTCGCGCCCGGCGAGACATGGGAGCTGCACTGGGGCATCGCATTCGACCCCACGCGGAGGGCCTGA
- a CDS encoding DUF998 domain-containing protein, with protein sequence MPEPLAPASAPDGATTSSTAADAPAPSLRVVNEGLAAGLAAAVVGVVLGLVVSAIRPGLPLSGGESFGDISAIAAGVVAGASSGTAYWRSRHSPGQEWRLALKPWRFAVNAVSVVVVHTILGLLGTVALYYVLSQGFIGLTMEPFWAAVLMAINLFLAAHLSYVSSSRMTTQRMSTLLVSFIGIGALTATITAPEADWWTYHFSQLGTFHTISSWIFNGTLIAGGLLVTTFAVYVANDLHALVDRGILTNRRSPRIVSTVFVVMGIMLAFVGIVPVDVNLVIHNLSATGMAVVFLGLLIAAPRVLRGMPRTFFLTTWGFLAALVISVALFVVGYFGLTAFEIIVFSLVFAWIAVFIRFLGVAAQQPSV encoded by the coding sequence ATGCCCGAGCCCCTCGCGCCTGCCTCGGCTCCCGACGGGGCGACCACCTCCTCGACCGCGGCCGACGCTCCTGCGCCGAGCCTGCGCGTCGTCAACGAGGGTCTCGCCGCGGGCCTCGCAGCAGCGGTCGTCGGCGTCGTCCTGGGTCTCGTCGTCAGCGCGATCCGGCCCGGCCTCCCGCTCTCGGGCGGCGAATCGTTCGGCGACATCTCGGCCATCGCAGCGGGCGTCGTCGCCGGCGCCTCGAGCGGCACGGCCTACTGGCGGTCGCGCCACTCACCCGGACAGGAGTGGCGTCTCGCTCTCAAGCCGTGGAGATTCGCCGTCAATGCCGTCTCGGTCGTGGTCGTCCACACGATCCTCGGCCTCCTCGGGACCGTCGCGCTGTACTACGTCCTGAGCCAGGGGTTCATCGGGCTCACGATGGAGCCCTTCTGGGCCGCGGTGCTCATGGCCATCAACCTCTTCCTCGCGGCGCACTTGAGCTATGTCTCCTCGTCGCGCATGACGACCCAGCGCATGTCCACACTCCTGGTCTCGTTCATCGGCATCGGCGCACTGACCGCGACGATCACGGCGCCGGAAGCGGACTGGTGGACCTACCACTTCAGCCAGCTGGGAACCTTCCACACCATCTCGAGCTGGATCTTCAACGGCACGCTCATCGCGGGAGGACTGCTCGTCACGACCTTCGCCGTCTACGTCGCCAACGATCTCCACGCGCTCGTCGACCGAGGCATCCTGACGAACCGCCGCAGCCCGCGCATCGTGTCCACGGTGTTCGTGGTGATGGGCATCATGCTGGCGTTCGTGGGAATCGTGCCCGTCGACGTGAACCTCGTCATCCACAATCTGTCTGCGACCGGCATGGCAGTCGTCTTCCTCGGCCTTCTCATCGCGGCACCACGAGTGCTTCGCGGGATGCCCCGCACCTTCTTCCTCACGACATGGGGCTTCCTCGCGGCGCTCGTCATCTCCGTCGCCCTGTTCGTCGTCGGATACTTCGGACTGACCGCGTTCGAAATCATCGTGTTCTCGCTCGTGTTCGCATGGATCGCCGTCTTCATCCGCTTCCTCGGTGTCGCCGCACAGCAGCCGTCCGTGTGA